A window of Hymenobacter siberiensis genomic DNA:
CTTGTGGGCCAGCATAGCCCCGCGCACCACGTCGCCGATGGCGTAGATGCCGGGCACGTTGGTTTGCAGGTGGGCATCGACCTTGATGCGGCCACGCTCTTCCATCTCGATGCCGGCGGCTTCGAGGTTGAGGCCGGCGGTGTAGGGCGCGCGGCCCACGGCCACCAGGCAGTAGTCGCCCTCAAAGGTCACCTCCTCCCCTTTCGGGTTGAGGGCGGTCACGGTCACGCTGTCGCCCTCGCGGGTGGCACCGGTCACTTTGTGGCTCAGAAAAAACTCGATGCCGATTTTGCCCAGCACGCGCTTCAACTCCTTGCCCAGACCGCGGTCCATGGTTGGGATGAGCGAATCGAGGAACTCCACCACCGATACTTTCGCGCCGAGGCGGGCGTAGATGGAGGCCATTTCGAGGCCAATTACGCCGCCGCCAATTACGACCATGTGCCGAGGCACTTCGCGGATGTTCAGGGCCTCGGTGCTGGTGATAATGCGCTCCTTGTCCTGGGCGATGAACGGCAGCACCGTGGGCTTGGAGCCGGTGGCGATGATGACATTTTTGGTTTCGATGGTCTGAGGCTCGCCGCCCGCGATGGGCGCGATGCTGATGTGGGTTTTATCCACGAACGAGCCGAGACCTTGCAGCACGTCGATTTTGTTCTTCTTCATCAGGTAGCCGATGCCTTCCACGTTGGCCTTCACCACGCCGGCCTTGCGGTCAATCATGCGGTTCATGTCCACCGTCAGGTTGTCGAGGCCGATGCCGTGCTCGGCAAACACCGAATGAGCATTATGGTAGTGCTCGGACGAATCGAGCAGGGCTTTGCTGGGGATGCAGCCCACGTTGAGGCAGGTGCCGCCCAGGGTGGGGTATTTCTCGATGAGGGCCGTTTTGAGGCCCAGCTGGGCGCAGCGGATGGCGGCTACATAGCCGCCCGGACCGGAGCCGATGACGGTGACGTCGTATTGATTCATGAGGGGATATTCTATGATTGTACGCTCGTGCGAAGGTACGGCACAGCGCATGCGGGTGGGGCGGTTTTGAGGGTTGGGCCGAATAAAAGAACGGTCATGCTGAGCGCAGTCGAAGCATCTCGCTCGCATCGTTGAACGATTGAGTTACTACAACAGGCGAGATGCTTCGGCTGCGCTCAGCATGACGTTCTTCTTGATTTTCGCTACCCTACCCTACTATTTTTAGTAATTGATTTTTAGCAAGTTGCCTCGTAATCCAGTTCGGTAGCGTTTCAACCAAGCGGGCCAATGGGTCCTCGGGCAGGGTCAGCGGGCGGGCGAGTTGGCGGAGCAGATTGAGGCCGTGGCGGCTCAGGCTGGCGGCCCGGTAGCCGTGGTTTTTGCGGGCAATGGGCTGGCGGCCGCCGTGGGCGGCCGCGCCCACGCCCAGACAAAACGCGTAGGCCAGGCTGACCAGGGCCACGAGCTTGCGCAGCTTTTGGAAACAGCGCAAGTGGGTGGCTTCCAGGTTAAAGCCCCGCCCTTTCAGATTTTGAAAGCATTGCTCAATCGTCCAGCGCTTGGCATAGAGTTGCTCGAGGTGGTTCAGGCCGGCCGTGGCAAACAGGAAGACAAACGCGTCCGCCGCCACGGCCTCGACCCAGACCTGCCCCCAAACCCCGTCGACCTGCACGTGAGCGAAGCGGCGCACCTGCCCCGGCACCAGGCCCAGGTCGGCCACGGCCTGCCGCCGGCCGTCGGCGTGGGTCAGGCAGTGGTGCTTGGGCAGGCGCATGACAAAATTAAGCCCGTTGTCTTTGAGCCACTTGAGCCACGCATGGCCGACAAATTCCCGGTCGCCCACGACCAAGCCGATGCGGTCTTTGCCCAGCAAGGCCACGCATTTTTCGAGCACGGCGATGCGGTCGGCGGCGTTGGAGTTGCCGCTGCGGTTGTCGAGCAGGTGCCAATAAAGGGGCACGTGGACCTCGCCCGTGCCGACGGTGACGAGCAGGATGTTCACCTGGCACTGGCCGAAGTCCCACTCCGTGCGGTCGAGGCATAAGCGCAGCTTGCCTTGCGCAGGCAACAAACTCAGTAAAAGCTTGGCCACCAGTACGTAATTGAGGTCTACTTCGCGGAAAAAGTCCTGAATGCGCGTTTCGTTCGAGGCGGGCTTGGCCGCGTCATTGAGGTGCTGGGCCACCTCGCCGAATTGCACGTTGCGGCTCTTTATCAGGCCAAGAATAAACTGGCCCACAAACTTTTGGCGGGACAAGTGGCCCACAAACGGGGCCTGTTGCAAAAGCGTCGTAATTTTAGCGGCGAAGTGTTGCTTCACGGGGCAGAACGGGTTTTTGGTGGTGTCGTAACCCCAAAGGTCGGGCTGCCCCGTTTTTGTACCTGAAAAATAGTAGGGTAGAGTAGATTTTCGCTACTCCACCAGCACGCCGATGTAGTAGTTGAACGTGTCCACTTCCAGCGTTTCCCTGGTTGCCCCCGCCAACTCTTTCATCTCCGCAAACTTGGTCGTAGGCGTGATAAACTGATACTCGCCGCCTTTCAGGCACACCCGCACCGGCATATCGAACTTGTCAACGTCGGCCACCCAACGAGCTAGGGTCTTGCCATCTTCGAAGCGGATTTCCAGCACCGGCAGGCTGCGGTGGCGCAGGTATTGGTCGAAGATTTTGGTGAAGTCCCGGCCACTTTCCCGATTGAAGTAGTCGATAATTTGCTGACCGGTCACGGTCTGGTGGTAGAATTTGGCCGAGAGGCCGCGCAGCAGCTGCCGCCACTTCGCATCGTCGTTGAGAACGGTGCGGATAGTGTTCAGCATCATGCTGCCCTTGTCGTACATATCACCGGAGCCTTCCTTGTTCACGCCGAAGGGGCCGATGATGGGGCCATCGTTTGAGATGTTGCGACGCTGGCCGTGGATGTATTCCTGGCCGGCCTGCTTGCCGAACTGGCTTTCCACAAACAGGGCTTCGGAGTAGGTGGTGAAGCTTTCGTGCACCCACATATCGGCAATATCCTGGCTGGTGATGTTGTTGCCGAACCACTCGTGGCCACTTTCGTGGATGATAATGAAGTCCCACTTCAAGCCCCAGCCGGTGTTGCTGCGGTCTTTGCCCAGATAGCCGTTTTGGTACTTGTTGCCGTAGGCCACGGCGCTCTGGTGCTCCATGCCAAGGTGGGGAGCATCGATGAGCTTGTAGCCGTCGCGGTAAAAAGGGTAAGGGCCGAACCAGTGCTCCATGCTTTTGAGCATAGGTTTCACGTTGGCTTCGAACTGGGTTTTGGCTTTAGCCAGGTTTTCGGGCAGCACCCAGTAGTCGAGCGTGAGGGGGCCTTTTTCGCCCTGGTACACGTCGGAAAAGTGCTTGAAGCTGCCCACGTTCAGAGCCACATCGTAGTTGTTGATGGGGTTGGTGACGGCCCAATCGAAGCGGGTGTAGCCATTTTTGAGTTTGGTGGTGCGGCGCAGGCGGCCGTTCGACACATCGCGCAGGCCGGTGGGCACGCTGATGCTGATGAGCATGGAATCAACCTCATCGGCCTGCTGGTCTTTGGTGGGCCACCAGATGCTGGCCCCCGTACCCTGGCAGGCGGTGGCAATCCAAGGCCGGCCAGCGGCATCCTGGGCGAAGACCATCCCGCCATCCCAGGGAGCTTTTTTGGCCACCGTAGGGTTGCCGGAGTAGTACACCGTGAACTCGTCGCGGCTGCCTTTGGCAATGGCCTGGGGAAAGGTGACGAACACGGCATTGGCCTCGCGGGTGAAGGGTAATTCCCGACCCCGGTACAGCACTTTTTCCACCTTCAGGTTGGCAAACAGGTCGAACTGCAGCCGCGTGAAATCCCGCGTGGCGGTGAATCGGAACAGGTTGGAGCCGCTGATAAACCGCTGGGCCGGGTCCAGCTGCACATCGAGGTGGTAGTAATTGAGGTCGTAGCAGGTGCGGAGCGGGGTTTGGCCGCCGCGCAGGGAATCGGCGCGGGTGAAGGCTTCGGGCTGGGCCTGCAGGAGCTGGGCGACGGCGGGTTGCAGGGTCGCTAGCAATAACAGCAGCGGAAGGAGCAGCTTCATTGGGTTCATCATGCAAAACAACAACAGCAATCTGCAAGGCCGGCGTTTCGGGAGCGCAAACTTTGTGGCAGACGGGGCGGTATGGCTTGGGACAGCGGGACGGCGGCGTAATTTTGCGGCACTATTACTTCTATTTATGTCTGATTCTGGTTCGGCTGCGCCTTCGCGGGCCGCGTTATTCACGGCCTTTGCGCTGGTTTATCTTATTTGGGGCTCCACTTATCTGGTTATGAAGTTTGCCGTGGCCAGCATGCCGCCGCTGCTCATGGCCGGCACGCGCTACGGCATTGCGGGAGGGCTACTCTACGGGTTTATGCGCTGGCGCGGCGAGCCGGCCCCTACCCTCCAGGGCTGGGGCTACGCGGCCATAATCGGCGTTTGCCTGCTGGGCTTCGGCAATGGCGGTACCACGTTTGGCGTACTGTATTTGCCCAGCGGCATCACGGCGCTGCTGGTGGCCACGGTGCCCATGTTTCTGGCGGTACTGGGCTGGCTGAGCGGCATTGCGCCCCGGCCCACCAAGTGGGTAGCCCTGGGGCTGGGCGCGGGCATGGCCGGCATGTACCTGCTGGCCGCCCACCCCGCCGCCACCCCCGTGAAACAGCCCGGCCACACGGGCCTGGGCATGAGCATTGTGCTGGTGGCCGCGCTGGTGTGGTCCATCGGCTCGCTCTATGCCAAAAACCACCGGCCTACCCCGTCGCCCTTCGCCTCGGGCGGCATGCAAATGCTGTGCGGCGGCATTGCCATGCTGCTGCTGGGCCTGGGCCGGGGCGAAGCCTCGGGTTTCGAGCTGGCCCAGGTGACGACCAAGTCGTGGTTGGCGTATGCCTACCTGGTCACGTTTGGCTCCATTGTGGCCTTTTCGGCTTATATCTGGCTGTTGCGCGTGGTCGAGCCCGCCCTGGCCGGCACCTACGCCTTTGTGAACCCGGTGGTGGCCGTGCTGCTGGGCTGGGCCTTCGCCGGCGAAATCCTCAACCCCCAAATGCTTATCGGCGCGGGCCTGATTGTGCTGGCCGTGGTGCTGGTGCTGCTGGGTGGTCGCCGTAAAGTGGCGGTAACAGCTCCAGTAGCCCTAGCTCCGGCACCCGAAACATCCGTGGCTTCCTGACATCCTTCCTGCTGATAATCAGCCATCATCGGATACGGCCGGGGCGGCGGGGCGAGGGCCGAACGGCTGGTGCCCGGCGCGGCCCATGCGGCAGCGGCGGCAGGTACATGCGCCGGTGCCGGTCAATCAGGAGCCAGGGTTGCGGCCCCCGGTAGCCCACCACTATCCCGTGGAAATGGCCGGGCCAGTACACCACCTGAAATTCGGGAATGCAAACCCAGGTATTACCCCGAAACACAAAAAAGCAGCGGTTGGCCAAATCGTAGTAAGCCTGCGCCTCGGGAATGTAGTAGTACTGCGTGCCCACCGGGGTGGGCGGCCCCCAAAGTGGCGGCCCTACCTGCACCACCACCTGCCCCCGGGCGGCCAGCGCCCACCACAAAGCTGCGCCTATCAGAAAGTATCTCATTGTCGGACGAGGTAGAGTGTTGCCTGAATTTCGGCCGGTTTGGCGGCTATTCCGATGAGCCGGCTCAGGCCAACCGATGACTGATATCAGTGGGCGCGCGCGGCCGCCGGTAGTGCCTTAATCGGTTAGCGTACCGGTAACGCGCTGGTATTCAAGACGAGCAATAAGGAAATCGTACACGGCCTGCAGATACTCCCGTTGCGCCTGCTGGCGCGTTGCTTCGGCGGCGAGCACTTCGCGGCCCAGGGCGCGCCCCGCTTGTTGGCGCAGCGCTGTCAGCTCGGCACTACGGGCCGTCACGGCTATATTTTCTTCCTTCACCTGCACAGTTTGCCAGGCTAGCTGCAGCTGCGTGCGGGCATTCGCCACTTCGTAGCCAATGGTTTGCTGCAGGTCAGCCTGGCGGTTACGGGCCTGCTGCTGGCGCAGGCGCTGGGTTTCGAGGCGAGTGGCACGAGCCGACCCGTCGAGTAGTGGCACGCTGGCCTGCACGGCCGCGTAGGCATTGCCAAACCAGCGGCCCAGGTGCAGGGTTTGCAGGAAATTATCGTTGAAGCCATTGGCGCCCAGGTAGCCCGTCAGGCCCACGGTGGGCCGATAGCCGCGGCGCTCGGCGCTCAAATTGGCCGCAGCGAGGTCGGCATTCAGCTGCTCCTGCCGGAATTCGGGCCGCCGCTGTAGAGCTGGCGGGGTCTCCTGCCAGGCGGTGGTATCGGCATAGCGGCGCAATAGCTGGGGCAGCGAATCGGTGAGCTGGAGGTTGGCGACGTAGTTGGGTGGCAGGCCCAGCGTGGCCAGCAAGTGCTGCTTGCTCAGGCCAATGTACTGCTGGGCAACGGCCTGTGCCAGAGACGCGTTGCGCTGGGCCAGATGGGCCTGGTCTACCTCGTTGGCCAGGGCGCGGCCGACCTGCTGGCGGGCAGCCAGGTCGCGGTAGGCGGCCTGGGCTCGCACCGCATCTGCTCGGGCAAAGGCCAGCTGGGTTTCGCGCAGCAACGCTTCGTAGTAGGCCTGACTCACGGCTACCACCAAAGCTACCCGCCCCTGCCAACTCGCATTGGCGGCCAGCTGCTGCGTGAGGGCGGCTACCGGCCTCTGGGCCAGGGCATTGGCATCGTAGAGAGGTTGGTTGAAGGTGAGGCCGGCGCTGGCCTGATACACCGTACCAAAACTAACCGGCACCCGCTCGCCCGATGTGGGGTTGGCGAAGTTGGGGATAATGCTGGTAGGCAAAATAATGTTGTAGCGCAGGTCGGTAGCTGCGCCGAGCTTAGGAGCGTACAGGCCCCGCACGGCCCGGGCGGCCTGGGCGGCTACCTGCTCCTCCAGCTGCAGGTTCTGGTAGCTACCCCGGCTTACCTGGGCCAGCGCCAGTGCTCGCGGCAGGCTCAGGCGCAGTGGCCCGGCCGGCTGCGCCTGCCCCCAACCAGGGGAGGTGCCGAAGAATACAACCAAGAGCCAAAGTCGCCGCATAGTCAGAGAAAGGAATTAGCCGCGAAAAACACTGGCGGGCTCCACCCCGCTGATGCGCCGAATGGCAAATACTGCCCCGCCCATGCTAATGAGCAGCGTGATGCCCAAAAATGCCCCCCGCAGCACCCAGGGGTAGCTAAATAGCACCCCCGATTTACCAATCCCGAAACGGAAGCCTTCAATCAGGGCATAGCCCAGGCCGAAGCCTACCACCGCAAAAATCAGCGCCTGGAGCAATATAAGCCGTGCCACGTAGCCATTGGAAGCCCCGATGGCCTTGAGCGTGCCATAGTCCTTGAGGCGGTCGATAGCAGCCGAATAAAGCGTCAGCCCGATGATAAAAAAACCGGATATCACTGCAAAGGCAATCAGCGAGCCGAAGCTGACGGCAATACCGGAGGTACCGAGCACCGTTTTTTTGGTCGCCAGGGCAAAGTCGCGGGGCCGCCAGGCCCGCACGCCATAGAGGCTGCGATTGATGCGGTCGCGCACCACAATGGGGTCGGCCCCCGGCTGCACATCCACCAGCACGGCACTGAGCTGGGTGGTGGGCACATTACCCAGGTAACGCGCCCGCTCCAAAGTGGTGAACAGGTACACCGCCCCGAAACCGCGCAGGCCCTTGCTCATGGTAGCCAGGTACACGCGCTTGCCCCCAATCTCAAATACCGAGCCCACGCTGCTTCCGCCCAGGGTTTTGCGGTCGAACTGGTCGAAGCTCATCGCTCCGTCCGGTATCAGGTCGGCAAAAGCGCCCTGCACCAGTTCCTTCGGCCCAGCCCGAAACAATGGGGCCTCGGAACCAATAATTTGTACGCCGGCGCTGGTGCCGTTGGGAAAACTGGCCGCGCCCCCAGCCACCACCAACGCATAGGCCCGGCGCACGCCCGGCAAACTACCCACTTCGCGCAGCAGACGAATATCTAGCTTGGCCAGGGCATTTACATTGGTCGTGCGGTTATCGACCACCCACAGGTCGGTCGCGGTATTATCGACCAGACTCGACATGGCATTGGTCAGGAACACGAACACGCCGCTTTGCTGCCCCACCAAAAACAGGCTGATGATAATGCCCAGCAGCGTACCAATACTCTTGGCCTTATCGTAGCGAATAAATTGCAGGGCAATGTGCAGCATTAGGCGGAATATTAATTTGATTTACAATGCCTTACTTCTTTAAAAAAACCTTTTTAGCAGCCAAAACGCTGGGCTAATGATGCGCTTTTTTAGGGTAGTTGAATCACGCATTCGACCCGGCTATTAAGCAGTAGCGAGTCGCCACCCTGCGTTAGCAGCACGCGCACTTCGCGCACCCGTCGGTCTTCGGCCTCCCCGGCCGTCCCGGCAAACAGCGACTTCTGCTTCAGGTATGGCGCGGCAAACAGCACCGTGCCACGGGCCAGCCGCCTGGTACCGCCCAGGGGGCGCACGTAGGCCGACTCGCCGGGCCGCACCCGGTCGGCAAACAGCTCATCGACTTCGCAGAGCACGGTGATGCGGCCAGCCGGAGCAAAATCGCCCAGAACGGTGCCAGTGCCCACGCTACTGCCCACGGTCACATCCCATTTCAGCAAGCGACCAGTCGCCGGAGCCAATACTCGCCGCTGGGCCAGCCGGGCGGTGGCCACCGCCACATCAGCCTGCAGCGCTTCGAACTGCCGGCGAGCGCTGTGCAGCAGGGCCTGCAAGCGGGCTACTTCCTGTTGTTGCGTGGTCAACTCGGTTTGGGCATCGTCGCGACTTTGTAGCGTTTCAGCTCCCTGGCGGGCCAGCTCACGCACGCGGGCCGCGGTACGGCTCAGGTTGGTGGCCTGCGCTTCGGCGCTGCGCAGGGTCGCCGCATCGGCGGCAATCTGGGCTTGCTGGGTGGCGAGGCGGCTGCGGGCCTGCGTCACCTGGGCCTGCTCCACGGCCTCGTTCAGCGTAAGTAGCAGCTGCGCTTTTTCCACGCGCTGCCCCTCGGCCGCATGCAGGGCCGCCACCACCCCACTTACCTCGGCCGCCAGGCCAATGAGCTTATTTTCGGGCTCTACCCGGCCCAGCGCCACTACTTCGCGCACCAGGGCGGGTTGCTGCGCCAAGCCTTCCCGGCCGGGGTTGGCCGCGTCGTTCCCGGCCTTTCCACAGGCTGCCAGCAGTAGCATCAGAAACAGCAGCAGGCGCATAGCTCAGGTCGATTATAGGTTATTAAAAAGGGGGCTACACCAGCGCATCGGGCTGGGGCACGTCGGTCACGCGGCCTTCGTCCATGTACACAATCCGGTCGGCGAAGCTTCGCAGGCGCAGGTCGTGCGTTACCACGGCCAGGGCTTTACCCTGCTGCACCAGCGTTTTCAGC
This region includes:
- the lpdA gene encoding dihydrolipoyl dehydrogenase, whose amino-acid sequence is MNQYDVTVIGSGPGGYVAAIRCAQLGLKTALIEKYPTLGGTCLNVGCIPSKALLDSSEHYHNAHSVFAEHGIGLDNLTVDMNRMIDRKAGVVKANVEGIGYLMKKNKIDVLQGLGSFVDKTHISIAPIAGGEPQTIETKNVIIATGSKPTVLPFIAQDKERIITSTEALNIREVPRHMVVIGGGVIGLEMASIYARLGAKVSVVEFLDSLIPTMDRGLGKELKRVLGKIGIEFFLSHKVTGATREGDSVTVTALNPKGEEVTFEGDYCLVAVGRAPYTAGLNLEAAGIEMEERGRIKVDAHLQTNVPGIYAIGDVVRGAMLAHKAEEEGVFVAETIVGQKPHINYLLIPGVVYTWPEVAGVGYTEEQLKEQGKAYKIGSFPFKASGRARASGDTDGFVKVLADKTTDEILGVHMIGPRIADLIAEAVTAMEFRASAEDVARMSHSHPTYAEAMKEACLAATENRAIHM
- a CDS encoding IS4 family transposase, whose translation is MKQHFAAKITTLLQQAPFVGHLSRQKFVGQFILGLIKSRNVQFGEVAQHLNDAAKPASNETRIQDFFREVDLNYVLVAKLLLSLLPAQGKLRLCLDRTEWDFGQCQVNILLVTVGTGEVHVPLYWHLLDNRSGNSNAADRIAVLEKCVALLGKDRIGLVVGDREFVGHAWLKWLKDNGLNFVMRLPKHHCLTHADGRRQAVADLGLVPGQVRRFAHVQVDGVWGQVWVEAVAADAFVFLFATAGLNHLEQLYAKRWTIEQCFQNLKGRGFNLEATHLRCFQKLRKLVALVSLAYAFCLGVGAAAHGGRQPIARKNHGYRAASLSRHGLNLLRQLARPLTLPEDPLARLVETLPNWITRQLAKNQLLKIVG
- a CDS encoding M1 family metallopeptidase, whose translation is MKLLLPLLLLLATLQPAVAQLLQAQPEAFTRADSLRGGQTPLRTCYDLNYYHLDVQLDPAQRFISGSNLFRFTATRDFTRLQFDLFANLKVEKVLYRGRELPFTREANAVFVTFPQAIAKGSRDEFTVYYSGNPTVAKKAPWDGGMVFAQDAAGRPWIATACQGTGASIWWPTKDQQADEVDSMLISISVPTGLRDVSNGRLRRTTKLKNGYTRFDWAVTNPINNYDVALNVGSFKHFSDVYQGEKGPLTLDYWVLPENLAKAKTQFEANVKPMLKSMEHWFGPYPFYRDGYKLIDAPHLGMEHQSAVAYGNKYQNGYLGKDRSNTGWGLKWDFIIIHESGHEWFGNNITSQDIADMWVHESFTTYSEALFVESQFGKQAGQEYIHGQRRNISNDGPIIGPFGVNKEGSGDMYDKGSMMLNTIRTVLNDDAKWRQLLRGLSAKFYHQTVTGQQIIDYFNRESGRDFTKIFDQYLRHRSLPVLEIRFEDGKTLARWVADVDKFDMPVRVCLKGGEYQFITPTTKFAEMKELAGATRETLEVDTFNYYIGVLVE
- a CDS encoding EamA family transporter, translated to MSDSGSAAPSRAALFTAFALVYLIWGSTYLVMKFAVASMPPLLMAGTRYGIAGGLLYGFMRWRGEPAPTLQGWGYAAIIGVCLLGFGNGGTTFGVLYLPSGITALLVATVPMFLAVLGWLSGIAPRPTKWVALGLGAGMAGMYLLAAHPAATPVKQPGHTGLGMSIVLVAALVWSIGSLYAKNHRPTPSPFASGGMQMLCGGIAMLLLGLGRGEASGFELAQVTTKSWLAYAYLVTFGSIVAFSAYIWLLRVVEPALAGTYAFVNPVVAVLLGWAFAGEILNPQMLIGAGLIVLAVVLVLLGGRRKVAVTAPVALAPAPETSVAS
- a CDS encoding TolC family protein — encoded protein: MRRLWLLVVFFGTSPGWGQAQPAGPLRLSLPRALALAQVSRGSYQNLQLEEQVAAQAARAVRGLYAPKLGAATDLRYNIILPTSIIPNFANPTSGERVPVSFGTVYQASAGLTFNQPLYDANALAQRPVAALTQQLAANASWQGRVALVVAVSQAYYEALLRETQLAFARADAVRAQAAYRDLAARQQVGRALANEVDQAHLAQRNASLAQAVAQQYIGLSKQHLLATLGLPPNYVANLQLTDSLPQLLRRYADTTAWQETPPALQRRPEFRQEQLNADLAAANLSAERRGYRPTVGLTGYLGANGFNDNFLQTLHLGRWFGNAYAAVQASVPLLDGSARATRLETQRLRQQQARNRQADLQQTIGYEVANARTQLQLAWQTVQVKEENIAVTARSAELTALRQQAGRALGREVLAAEATRQQAQREYLQAVYDFLIARLEYQRVTGTLTD
- a CDS encoding ABC transporter permease, whose protein sequence is MLHIALQFIRYDKAKSIGTLLGIIISLFLVGQQSGVFVFLTNAMSSLVDNTATDLWVVDNRTTNVNALAKLDIRLLREVGSLPGVRRAYALVVAGGAASFPNGTSAGVQIIGSEAPLFRAGPKELVQGAFADLIPDGAMSFDQFDRKTLGGSSVGSVFEIGGKRVYLATMSKGLRGFGAVYLFTTLERARYLGNVPTTQLSAVLVDVQPGADPIVVRDRINRSLYGVRAWRPRDFALATKKTVLGTSGIAVSFGSLIAFAVISGFFIIGLTLYSAAIDRLKDYGTLKAIGASNGYVARLILLQALIFAVVGFGLGYALIEGFRFGIGKSGVLFSYPWVLRGAFLGITLLISMGGAVFAIRRISGVEPASVFRG
- a CDS encoding efflux RND transporter periplasmic adaptor subunit, translated to MRLLLFLMLLLAACGKAGNDAANPGREGLAQQPALVREVVALGRVEPENKLIGLAAEVSGVVAALHAAEGQRVEKAQLLLTLNEAVEQAQVTQARSRLATQQAQIAADAATLRSAEAQATNLSRTAARVRELARQGAETLQSRDDAQTELTTQQQEVARLQALLHSARRQFEALQADVAVATARLAQRRVLAPATGRLLKWDVTVGSSVGTGTVLGDFAPAGRITVLCEVDELFADRVRPGESAYVRPLGGTRRLARGTVLFAAPYLKQKSLFAGTAGEAEDRRVREVRVLLTQGGDSLLLNSRVECVIQLP